A single window of uncultured Pseudodesulfovibrio sp. DNA harbors:
- a CDS encoding formate dehydrogenase accessory sulfurtransferase FdhD, translating into MPHVKLYALKNEVEDWQPETPDPTQSVQLACPVTLQQFAGGKLSFKEGLVAVESDISVVVNGREFGLLTRTPGDDLSLIVGHLFTCSMIRESADVLDCSFHYRSSSRAEVTLKTLDGIHRIFPSPRPAHIAPERLFQLKQTFERRQNLYKNTRSTHAAALFSFDGELIAFGEDVGRHNAFDKAIGRALLEGTLDRVNIAMLSSRLALELTLKAATANIPILCGFSAATSSAINYAERNNITLAGRIRKDTFDVYSNGWRFQ; encoded by the coding sequence ATGCCGCATGTAAAATTGTACGCATTGAAGAATGAAGTTGAGGATTGGCAGCCAGAGACCCCTGACCCCACCCAATCGGTACAACTTGCCTGTCCGGTTACGCTCCAGCAATTTGCCGGTGGCAAGCTCTCCTTCAAGGAGGGGCTTGTCGCCGTGGAGTCGGATATCAGTGTCGTCGTGAATGGTCGGGAGTTCGGTCTGCTGACAAGGACCCCCGGCGATGACTTGTCGTTGATCGTGGGGCATCTTTTTACGTGTTCCATGATTCGAGAGAGCGCGGATGTGCTGGATTGTTCTTTCCACTATAGGTCTTCCTCCCGTGCGGAGGTGACGCTTAAAACATTGGATGGAATTCATCGTATATTTCCTTCGCCAAGGCCTGCGCATATCGCGCCAGAAAGACTTTTTCAGTTGAAGCAGACCTTTGAGCGACGACAGAATTTGTACAAGAACACACGTTCAACTCATGCCGCGGCATTGTTTTCTTTTGATGGCGAGTTGATTGCTTTTGGTGAAGATGTGGGGCGGCACAATGCTTTTGACAAGGCTATTGGACGAGCACTTCTGGAAGGGACTCTTGACCGCGTGAATATTGCCATGTTGTCATCACGGCTGGCACTTGAACTGACCCTCAAGGCCGCGACTGCCAATATCCCCATTCTTTGCGGATTTTCTGCCGCAACCAGTTCTGCCATCAATTACGCTGAACGGAATAACATCACTTTGGCGGGTCGTATCAGAAAGGATACATTTGACGTGTATTCCAATGGCTGGCGCTTTCAATAG